The Leptospira bourretii genome has a window encoding:
- a CDS encoding glycosyltransferase family 4 protein, protein MVKTKRIGLDARPLSTRVSGVGRLIAETLKAFPHKEEYDFFLFSHLPIHEDHKAVLSLSNITWVNGGGFLKWKGGLYYNLYIPFYLLKHRLDLFWGSQQVLPPFLPSSLKAVLTYCDLVLYLYPETMRWIAKVQQRLFQRYSVRRSSFILSISKQTSTDMCLKFGYPVDQTGVSYPGVNPIEMTKQLETKISNRVKDLGTDFLLSVSTIEPRKNYPFLLEVFREYRKTEPHHYRPWVIVGKIGWESPEFIEELLQERSLYKDIHILDSVSDSELQHLYKRAGLFAFASKYEGFGIPMAEAIFHGLNCVVSDIPTFHEIGKDGVTYLPYKTKEDAKLWAETIKKYFENPKPLTVSISEFTWENAAKITEEVFRKVLEE, encoded by the coding sequence ATGGTAAAAACCAAACGAATTGGCCTTGATGCGAGGCCTCTTTCCACTCGAGTTTCTGGAGTGGGAAGATTGATTGCAGAAACACTAAAAGCTTTTCCACACAAAGAAGAATATGATTTCTTTTTGTTTTCGCATTTACCCATTCACGAAGACCACAAAGCTGTATTGTCATTGTCTAATATCACTTGGGTGAATGGTGGGGGTTTTTTAAAATGGAAAGGTGGTTTGTATTACAATCTATACATTCCGTTTTATTTATTAAAACATCGTTTGGATCTTTTTTGGGGATCTCAACAAGTTTTACCACCTTTTTTGCCAAGTTCCTTAAAAGCAGTTCTTACATATTGTGATTTGGTTTTGTATTTGTATCCAGAAACTATGCGTTGGATCGCAAAAGTTCAACAAAGGTTATTTCAAAGATACTCTGTTAGGCGATCAAGTTTTATTCTATCGATTTCGAAACAAACAAGCACTGATATGTGTCTCAAATTTGGTTATCCAGTGGATCAAACTGGTGTTTCGTATCCAGGTGTGAATCCGATCGAGATGACAAAACAATTGGAAACAAAAATTTCCAATCGAGTAAAAGATTTGGGAACAGATTTTCTGTTATCAGTTTCCACAATTGAACCAAGAAAAAACTATCCATTTTTACTAGAAGTCTTTCGGGAATACCGTAAGACTGAACCACACCATTACAGGCCTTGGGTGATTGTGGGAAAAATTGGATGGGAATCACCTGAGTTTATCGAAGAGTTATTACAAGAACGCAGTTTGTACAAAGACATCCATATTTTGGATTCTGTTTCTGATTCTGAATTACAACATCTCTACAAAAGAGCAGGTTTATTTGCTTTTGCCAGTAAATACGAAGGGTTTGGGATTCCCATGGCAGAAGCTATCTTTCATGGATTGAATTGTGTGGTTTCTGATATTCCCACATTTCATGAAATTGGAAAAGATGGAGTTACCTATCTTCCATACAAAACGAAAGAAGATGCAAAACTTTGGGCCGAGACAATTAAAAAGTATTTTGAAAATCCGAAACCATTAACAGTATCAATTTCTGAATTTACTTGGGAAAACGCAGCAAAAATCACAGAAGAAGTTTTTAGAAAGGTTTTAGAGGAATGA
- a CDS encoding LIC11625 family surface-exposed protein — MNRIWTLSIIVLFPLTLVNAQQNSGLADEFTKLEDYLRNPKLTEEQKKKNFESNMVSSVRSTLSKRLANPKKDLKDLKFQDLQTERPEGTNTFFVKYKNYYFQYQFPVDPETYVTSPSEEIVLEKPEGLDLGSNAHKEEKKN; from the coding sequence ATGAATCGGATTTGGACTTTAAGTATAATTGTATTGTTTCCTTTGACATTAGTAAATGCACAGCAGAACTCTGGTTTGGCGGACGAGTTTACTAAGTTAGAAGATTACCTTCGGAATCCAAAACTAACGGAAGAACAGAAAAAAAAGAATTTCGAATCCAATATGGTTAGTTCAGTTCGAAGTACTCTTTCTAAACGTCTAGCAAATCCTAAAAAAGATTTAAAGGATCTAAAATTTCAGGACTTACAAACGGAACGACCAGAAGGAACAAATACTTTTTTTGTTAAGTATAAAAACTATTATTTTCAATACCAATTCCCAGTAGATCCAGAAACATATGTTACTTCTCCATCGGAAGAGATCGTATTGGAAAAACCGGAAGGTTTGGATTTAGGTTCAAACGCCCATAAAGAAGAAAAAAAGAATTAG
- a CDS encoding AMP-dependent synthetase/ligase: MPANLPELFQQSAEKFGNRPAFVSKDESKSYQPVTFKEVYDLGINLAEALIDLGVAAKENVALLADNRLEWIVSDYGILMAGAADVPRGTDITDSEIAYILNHCEAKVIFLENDKMLEKFQKNRSQLEFAKTLIVMDKKSTATGVLKLYDLIEKGKELRAKGSKKAEERMKAIAPDDLFTIIYTSGTTGMPKGVMLKHSNMIHQTSVILGSMIEIKQDERMLSILPVWHVFERVFEYLAIAAGCATYYTNVRDLRDDMKKAKPTFMASAPRLWESIYNGIYTRINDPKQTPALRRGLFNLAYFFSKHFNAATRFLKGNQVDYVGRNPIVSLFKGFYYLAVAIILAIPYFLLDLVVLSKIREATGGELKASVSGGGALQRHVDAFFNDIGINVLEGYGMTETSPVISVRTFKKLVQGSVGVITPETSVQIRDDLGKVLTHVDANQKLISGKYGARGVIHIRGPQVMKGYYKNPETTAKVLKDGWMDTGDIGMFNFKKTLTITGRAKDTVVLLGGENVEPVPIEDKLTESPYIAQVMVIGQDQKNLGALVVPDFDKLTEWAKENGISETDKQKLIENPKVLDFYKKEIKALNNTKTGFKSFEQVTPFILITKTFEVGDELTNLFKMKRHLITEKYKDKIAALYAGD; this comes from the coding sequence ATGCCAGCCAATTTGCCCGAACTCTTCCAGCAGAGTGCTGAAAAATTTGGGAACCGCCCCGCGTTCGTCAGTAAAGACGAATCTAAGTCCTATCAACCCGTCACTTTTAAAGAAGTATATGATCTTGGTATCAACTTAGCAGAAGCTCTCATCGATTTGGGTGTAGCTGCTAAGGAAAATGTTGCCTTGCTTGCTGATAACCGATTGGAATGGATTGTTTCCGATTATGGAATCCTCATGGCCGGTGCAGCAGATGTTCCTCGCGGAACCGACATTACCGATTCAGAAATTGCTTATATTCTAAACCATTGTGAAGCAAAGGTGATTTTTCTTGAGAATGATAAAATGCTCGAGAAATTCCAAAAGAACCGCTCTCAATTAGAATTTGCAAAAACACTCATTGTTATGGATAAAAAATCCACTGCCACTGGTGTTTTAAAACTTTATGATCTAATTGAAAAGGGAAAAGAACTCCGCGCAAAAGGTTCTAAAAAAGCAGAAGAGCGAATGAAAGCAATCGCTCCTGATGACCTCTTTACAATTATTTACACTTCTGGAACGACAGGGATGCCAAAAGGTGTTATGTTGAAACATAGCAACATGATCCACCAAACATCCGTCATTCTAGGTAGTATGATCGAAATCAAACAAGATGAAAGAATGTTGTCGATCCTTCCTGTTTGGCACGTATTCGAAAGAGTTTTTGAGTATCTAGCCATTGCGGCAGGTTGTGCGACATACTACACCAACGTTCGTGATTTGCGAGATGACATGAAAAAGGCTAAACCTACTTTTATGGCTTCTGCGCCAAGACTTTGGGAAAGTATCTACAACGGAATTTATACAAGAATCAACGATCCAAAACAAACTCCAGCTCTACGCCGAGGTTTGTTCAATTTGGCTTATTTTTTCTCAAAACATTTTAATGCCGCTACAAGGTTTTTAAAAGGAAACCAAGTGGATTACGTGGGAAGAAATCCCATTGTTTCCCTTTTCAAAGGTTTTTACTATTTAGCTGTGGCGATCATTTTGGCCATTCCATATTTCCTTTTGGATTTAGTGGTTCTTTCCAAAATCCGTGAGGCAACGGGTGGGGAACTGAAAGCTTCAGTTTCCGGTGGTGGAGCTCTCCAAAGACATGTGGATGCTTTCTTCAATGATATTGGAATCAATGTTTTGGAAGGGTATGGAATGACGGAAACTTCTCCGGTCATCTCGGTTCGTACTTTCAAAAAATTAGTCCAAGGTTCAGTTGGGGTCATCACTCCAGAAACTTCCGTTCAAATCCGTGATGATTTGGGAAAGGTTCTCACTCATGTAGACGCCAACCAAAAACTCATTTCTGGAAAATATGGGGCTCGTGGGGTCATCCACATCCGTGGACCACAAGTGATGAAAGGGTATTATAAAAATCCAGAAACCACTGCTAAGGTTCTAAAGGATGGTTGGATGGATACGGGAGATATTGGAATGTTCAATTTCAAAAAGACCCTGACCATCACTGGCCGTGCGAAAGATACGGTAGTTCTCCTTGGTGGAGAAAACGTAGAACCAGTTCCAATTGAGGACAAACTGACAGAGTCTCCTTATATTGCACAAGTGATGGTGATTGGACAAGACCAAAAGAATTTGGGAGCACTTGTGGTTCCTGATTTTGATAAGTTGACTGAGTGGGCAAAAGAAAACGGAATTTCTGAGACTGACAAACAGAAACTCATTGAAAATCCGAAGGTTCTCGATTTCTACAAAAAGGAAATCAAAGCCCTAAACAATACCAAAACTGGATTTAAATCTTTTGAACAGGTAACTCCTTTTATCCTCATTACCAAAACCTTTGAGGTGGGCGATGAGTTGACAAACCTATTCAAAATGAAACGCCACTTGATCACAGAAAAATACAAAGATAAAATTGCTGCTTTGTATGCTGGTGATTAA
- a CDS encoding TlpA family protein disulfide reductase — translation MNSNNMTQTLRYVKSSFYLMILLSLLFCKPEGEPNDFYPEPLQTIQGNPERMEDWKGKVVVLDFWATWCEPCAKAVPTINKWKSSVSEKDFVFRGINTDTTEPLEKIKKDMDRLKMSYPTLLDKDWKMTDFYHVEGIPCLLVFDRSGKIVYRQYGLIGSDLSGLVIRSHVWANSDLP, via the coding sequence ATGAATTCAAATAATATGACCCAAACTTTGCGATACGTTAAATCCAGTTTTTATCTAATGATTCTCCTTTCTCTCCTTTTTTGTAAACCAGAGGGAGAACCTAACGATTTTTATCCTGAACCACTCCAAACAATCCAAGGTAATCCAGAACGAATGGAGGATTGGAAAGGGAAGGTTGTTGTATTAGATTTTTGGGCCACTTGGTGTGAACCTTGTGCAAAGGCAGTACCGACGATCAACAAATGGAAATCCTCTGTTTCCGAAAAGGACTTTGTCTTTCGAGGAATCAACACTGACACAACGGAGCCGTTGGAAAAAATTAAAAAGGATATGGATCGATTGAAGATGAGTTACCCCACCTTACTGGATAAAGACTGGAAAATGACAGATTTTTATCATGTAGAAGGAATTCCTTGCCTTCTTGTCTTTGATCGGTCAGGAAAAATTGTGTATCGGCAGTACGGACTGATTGGGTCTGACCTTTCAGGACTTGTCATTCGTTCACATGTTTGGGCAAACTCTGATCTGCCATAA
- a CDS encoding BamA/OMP85 family outer membrane protein: MNIRKKIKYFSLFVLSLLLLVSAEWVSLWSNRSVFIDKVITKIEFKGNINTSSDDILDLMDMRPGMQLSQGILNADMRALFVSGFFYHIDIQGEADGDGVKILVVVKERPRVKDIDFIGADEVFPSDLRDKIPLKENEVITPKKVTLSKEVILKKYRDEGFFLAYVRFETEPVNPETNTVKVKFIIDEGEEIPVSKINIFGNSEIDTYDIQGIMDLKESGIIESGVFKESAFESDKQKISAYLKSKGYVDAELSNEGTNWEIRWENPQKKDKRVVIVNFKIIEGEQYFYNGYSTSHDMTIAPNGMPQFLNKENNPIGTPKEEWAPVYPVKFLEDQFEFAPADVGEVFDETKFQKDRASINEAYSAKGYLFAQVIPRRKVIELSDGSLSRYENCDKRGSSDGSSDCTEEYNRLNVAKLRKIYEDEPKLRGKKFIHVDFTIRENNLAFIENIIIKGNKKTQDRVVRRELLFKPGDLFNSTLVNRSRERIFNLGYFKEVNFNMRPGSDETKMNLIIELVEQPTGTVSMGGGYGTITGFSIFTQLGENNLNGSGQQITGRVEFGPIRRYLQISWTEPWFMDKPWSLTLSAFYSSRTLYVGATSITENNNQGIKEVASYERSGVGVSAGLGHRFLINWTHFHRYSPSFFASTRPTSLVSDQVLAEVDRGWQFRSQLTNGIAYDSRDNVFNSTQGFNLIFSVDNVGQFLGGESHFDQFSPILEYYHTWFDYTFFGLIRKNALRRWRVVQQFRTSSVFTFERTPKYKNQDKERIPYIQVQDRLFLGGYESLRGWFFDDKYYPDEWKDGASSRVLFTSEMRFPIEPSLLWFVVFFDAGAMYEQINRAVGERKEFFKNYDSLVRAQREKEPVETYLYENYNSYGQKLPDSPLVVNDPGNLVLSSKNLSMSNFRFSWGFGLRIQIPVLPLRLYFAQRIRYTGVEDRPFGLYPDNNSFQFVFGIGDMRF, translated from the coding sequence TTGAATATTCGAAAGAAAATAAAGTATTTTAGTCTTTTTGTTTTATCTCTCCTTTTATTAGTTTCGGCAGAGTGGGTTTCCCTTTGGTCAAATCGCTCTGTGTTTATTGATAAAGTCATTACCAAGATTGAATTTAAGGGAAATATCAATACCTCTTCTGATGATATTTTGGATTTAATGGACATGCGCCCTGGGATGCAATTGTCTCAAGGTATTTTGAACGCAGATATGCGTGCTCTTTTTGTTTCAGGGTTCTTTTATCATATCGATATCCAAGGTGAAGCTGACGGAGACGGAGTTAAAATCCTTGTGGTTGTAAAAGAACGACCTCGGGTGAAAGACATTGACTTTATTGGGGCCGATGAAGTATTTCCTTCCGATTTACGCGATAAAATCCCGTTGAAAGAAAACGAAGTGATCACTCCGAAAAAAGTGACTCTTTCCAAAGAAGTAATTTTAAAAAAGTACCGAGATGAAGGTTTCTTTTTAGCATATGTACGTTTTGAAACAGAACCGGTAAATCCTGAAACAAACACAGTAAAGGTGAAGTTCATTATTGATGAAGGTGAAGAAATCCCCGTCAGTAAAATTAATATTTTTGGAAATAGCGAAATCGATACCTACGATATCCAAGGCATCATGGATTTGAAAGAAAGTGGGATTATTGAATCAGGTGTATTTAAAGAATCCGCTTTTGAATCTGATAAACAGAAAATTTCTGCTTATTTAAAATCAAAAGGTTATGTTGATGCAGAACTTAGTAACGAAGGAACCAACTGGGAAATTCGTTGGGAAAATCCGCAGAAAAAAGACAAACGTGTGGTAATTGTTAATTTTAAGATTATAGAAGGAGAACAATACTTCTATAATGGGTATTCCACAAGTCACGATATGACCATTGCTCCCAATGGAATGCCACAGTTTTTAAACAAAGAAAATAACCCGATTGGAACACCAAAAGAAGAGTGGGCGCCCGTATACCCTGTTAAGTTCTTGGAGGACCAATTTGAATTTGCCCCAGCAGATGTAGGTGAAGTTTTTGATGAAACAAAGTTCCAAAAAGATAGAGCTTCCATTAACGAAGCTTATTCGGCAAAAGGGTATTTATTTGCTCAGGTAATTCCGCGGAGAAAGGTCATTGAGTTGAGTGATGGATCCTTGTCACGATACGAAAACTGTGATAAACGCGGAAGTTCAGATGGAAGTTCTGATTGTACAGAGGAATACAACCGACTGAATGTCGCAAAATTAAGAAAGATTTATGAAGATGAGCCAAAGTTACGAGGTAAAAAATTCATCCATGTCGATTTTACAATTCGTGAGAACAATTTAGCTTTTATTGAAAACATCATTATCAAAGGAAATAAAAAAACACAGGATCGTGTGGTTCGTAGAGAACTTCTTTTTAAACCTGGTGACCTTTTTAATTCCACACTTGTAAATCGTTCCAGAGAACGTATTTTTAACTTAGGTTATTTTAAAGAAGTAAACTTTAACATGAGACCGGGTTCAGATGAAACCAAAATGAACCTCATCATTGAACTTGTGGAACAACCCACAGGAACAGTCTCAATGGGGGGTGGTTACGGAACTATTACTGGATTCTCCATCTTTACTCAGTTAGGTGAAAATAACTTAAATGGTTCCGGGCAACAAATCACTGGTCGGGTAGAGTTTGGTCCGATTCGTCGTTATTTACAAATTTCCTGGACTGAACCTTGGTTTATGGACAAACCTTGGTCACTTACCCTTTCTGCTTTTTATTCTTCCCGAACTTTGTATGTGGGAGCGACTTCCATTACAGAAAACAACAACCAAGGGATTAAGGAAGTTGCTTCTTATGAACGTTCTGGTGTGGGGGTGAGTGCGGGACTTGGTCACAGGTTTCTCATTAACTGGACTCACTTCCATCGTTATTCTCCGTCCTTTTTTGCATCCACTAGACCAACCTCACTTGTATCTGATCAAGTTTTAGCGGAAGTGGATCGTGGTTGGCAATTTCGCTCTCAGTTAACAAACGGTATTGCTTACGATAGTCGTGATAACGTATTCAATTCAACCCAAGGTTTTAATTTAATTTTTTCAGTAGATAACGTGGGTCAGTTCCTTGGTGGAGAGTCCCATTTCGATCAGTTCAGTCCAATTTTGGAATACTACCATACATGGTTCGATTATACATTTTTTGGACTCATTCGCAAAAACGCACTTAGGCGGTGGCGGGTAGTCCAACAATTTAGAACCTCATCTGTATTTACATTTGAACGAACTCCGAAGTATAAAAATCAGGATAAAGAAAGAATCCCTTATATACAGGTCCAAGACAGGTTGTTCCTTGGCGGGTATGAATCACTTCGCGGTTGGTTTTTTGATGATAAATACTATCCTGATGAATGGAAGGATGGTGCTTCCAGTAGGGTATTGTTTACTTCTGAAATGCGATTCCCCATTGAACCTTCGTTACTATGGTTTGTTGTTTTCTTTGATGCGGGTGCGATGTATGAACAAATTAACCGCGCAGTGGGAGAAAGAAAAGAGTTCTTCAAAAATTATGATTCTTTAGTCAGAGCCCAACGGGAAAAAGAACCAGTTGAAACCTACTTGTATGAAAATTACAATTCATATGGACAAAAACTGCCGGATTCGCCTCTCGTTGTGAATGATCCAGGTAATTTGGTTCTTTCTAGTAAAAACCTTTCCATGTCAAACTTCCGTTTTTCATGGGGATTTGGACTAAGGATTCAGATTCCCGTATTGCCTCTACGTTTGTATTTTGCGCAAAGGATTCGTTATACGGGTGTGGAAGACAGACCTTTTGGTCTTTATCCCGACAATAATAGTTTTCAATTCGTTTTTGGTATTGGAGATATGCGATTCTAA
- a CDS encoding 3'(2'),5'-bisphosphate nucleotidase CysQ: MEEKDFQEVWRWVLSVGDSILSIYKSDFQIRDKGGNDPVTEADLFASEFLFEKISSRFPNHGFLSEEKTDTNRRLDKEWVWILDPIDGTREFVKKNDQFALSLGLVRNGEAVWGVIFNPATGEFFSKIRNTFFAKLQPPFSTEENFRTLVVESGSVLHPLEESKPVPNKPVLLVSLSEMKEGLFSDSFWQEDFEIRSMGSIAYKLGLLSAGFIDLIVSLKPKNEWDICGGIALLDEENFTSFPLKDKGYLFNQSNTLSYGLVAGKKTAVQYLESKIDIHQLSLKVKERW; encoded by the coding sequence ATGGAAGAAAAAGATTTTCAGGAAGTTTGGCGGTGGGTTCTATCAGTTGGAGATTCTATTCTTTCCATTTATAAATCAGACTTCCAAATTCGCGACAAAGGTGGCAACGACCCTGTTACCGAGGCTGATTTGTTTGCAAGTGAGTTTCTTTTTGAAAAAATTTCTTCACGTTTTCCGAACCATGGTTTTTTATCAGAAGAAAAAACAGATACAAATAGACGTTTGGACAAGGAATGGGTTTGGATTTTAGATCCTATTGATGGAACTCGTGAATTTGTAAAAAAAAATGACCAGTTTGCTTTGAGTTTGGGCCTTGTTCGTAATGGTGAAGCGGTTTGGGGAGTGATATTTAATCCTGCTACTGGAGAATTTTTTTCCAAAATTAGAAATACTTTTTTTGCGAAATTACAACCTCCATTTTCCACAGAAGAAAATTTTAGAACTCTCGTGGTGGAAAGCGGTTCCGTATTGCACCCGTTAGAGGAATCAAAACCTGTTCCTAATAAACCCGTTTTACTTGTGTCTTTATCGGAAATGAAAGAAGGACTTTTCTCCGATTCTTTTTGGCAGGAAGATTTTGAGATTCGATCCATGGGAAGCATCGCTTATAAATTGGGGCTTTTGTCTGCAGGATTTATTGATCTAATTGTTTCCTTAAAACCCAAAAACGAATGGGACATTTGTGGAGGCATTGCTCTTTTGGATGAAGAGAATTTCACTTCTTTTCCTTTAAAGGACAAAGGATATCTTTTTAACCAGTCCAATACCTTATCTTATGGATTGGTTGCTGGTAAAAAAACTGCTGTCCAATATTTAGAATCCAAAATAGATATCCACCAATTATCCCTCAAGGTAAAGGAACGATGGTAA
- a CDS encoding ATP-dependent helicase, whose translation MELVGLNSEQKKAVETVDGPLLILAGAGSGKTRVITYRIANLILNHKVYPNQILAVTFTNKAAEEMRSRCRSLLPEGNAEPLVRTFHSLCLYLLRREGKVLGLGNNFTVYDSDMQESLIKEILKSKDMDTKEFRPSSLANAFSSAKDSFMTAEEYAKKKADDSYTKTIASVFLEYEKRKDLRNALDFGDLILKTVILFRDFPVILEKYQRLWKYIMVDEYQDTNKIQYHLVQSLSSFHKNLCVVGDDDQSIYSWRGADISNILNFKKDYPEAVVVKLEENYRSTKTIIETAAALIANNKQRTNKTLRTENPIGDKIKLTSYQNEIEEAEGIVQKIQANVRQGQKYSNFAVFYRTNSQSRYFEEALRKKAIPYKIFGGFRFFDRKEVKDLIAYLSVVVNPVDSTSLLRIINSPPRGIGDTTVNRLLSYSVSEGLSLFECLGKTVPDIKKGTLQKLSSLYRMFDSSMEDLGKKTPSEIAYDVLEHSGYREFLENEGTEDSFSRLSNLNEFVNALKEFEENNPEATLEEYLGNISLITSEDNTKELPDYVILMTVHNAKGLEFQHVFMAGMEEGTFPHFLSIDSADGLEEERRLAYVAITRARKNLEISFSRFTRKFGEIEARLPSQFLEELPSQFIEGEFTENRFGVRRPEFSPRAERFQKSEEKFETVLAKSGDGDFQVGTKVRHKVYGDGRILTISGSGDNRKVEVRFGSHLDKKFLLAYTPLEIIS comes from the coding sequence GTGGAGTTAGTGGGGCTTAATTCCGAACAAAAAAAAGCTGTTGAAACAGTTGATGGGCCACTCCTGATTCTCGCTGGTGCAGGTTCAGGTAAAACTCGAGTCATTACCTACCGAATCGCTAACCTCATTCTCAATCATAAAGTTTATCCGAATCAAATTCTTGCTGTTACTTTTACGAACAAAGCTGCGGAGGAAATGCGCAGTCGTTGCCGGAGTTTACTACCGGAGGGGAATGCTGAACCATTGGTTCGTACTTTCCATTCCCTTTGTTTGTATTTGTTACGTAGGGAAGGAAAAGTTTTGGGGCTTGGAAATAATTTTACTGTTTACGACAGTGATATGCAAGAGTCTCTCATTAAAGAAATTCTAAAATCCAAAGATATGGACACAAAGGAGTTTCGTCCTTCTAGTCTTGCGAATGCCTTCTCTTCGGCAAAAGATTCTTTTATGACAGCAGAAGAATATGCCAAAAAAAAGGCGGATGATTCTTATACAAAAACAATTGCTTCTGTTTTTTTAGAATATGAAAAACGAAAAGATTTGCGGAATGCTTTGGATTTTGGTGATTTGATTTTAAAAACAGTTATTCTGTTTCGTGATTTCCCCGTCATTTTGGAAAAATACCAAAGGTTATGGAAATACATTATGGTGGATGAATACCAAGATACAAATAAAATTCAGTATCATTTGGTGCAGTCTCTTTCCTCCTTTCACAAAAATCTTTGTGTGGTAGGAGATGATGACCAATCTATTTATTCTTGGCGTGGTGCAGATATTTCTAATATTCTTAATTTTAAAAAAGATTATCCAGAAGCTGTTGTTGTTAAGTTAGAAGAAAACTATCGTTCTACAAAAACAATTATTGAAACGGCTGCAGCTTTAATTGCCAATAATAAACAACGAACAAATAAAACTTTAAGAACCGAGAATCCTATTGGAGATAAAATCAAACTCACTTCTTATCAGAATGAGATTGAAGAAGCAGAAGGAATTGTTCAAAAAATCCAGGCAAATGTGAGACAGGGACAAAAGTATTCGAACTTTGCTGTATTTTATAGAACCAATTCCCAATCTCGTTATTTTGAAGAAGCACTGAGAAAAAAAGCAATTCCCTATAAAATTTTTGGTGGGTTCCGCTTTTTTGACCGGAAAGAAGTAAAGGATTTGATTGCTTATCTTTCAGTGGTAGTCAATCCAGTCGATTCTACTTCTCTTCTTCGTATCATCAACTCGCCACCTCGAGGGATCGGCGATACAACTGTGAATCGTTTGTTATCCTATTCTGTGAGTGAAGGTCTGTCTTTATTTGAATGTTTGGGAAAGACGGTGCCTGATATCAAAAAAGGAACTTTGCAGAAGTTGTCTTCCTTATATAGGATGTTTGATTCTTCGATGGAAGATCTTGGAAAAAAAACTCCTTCTGAAATTGCTTATGATGTTTTGGAACACTCTGGGTATCGCGAATTTTTAGAGAATGAAGGTACGGAAGATTCTTTTTCCAGGTTGTCAAACTTAAATGAGTTTGTGAATGCATTAAAGGAATTTGAAGAAAATAATCCAGAAGCAACACTTGAAGAATATCTTGGAAATATATCTTTGATTACCAGTGAAGACAACACCAAAGAATTACCTGACTATGTCATTCTAATGACTGTCCATAATGCAAAAGGACTAGAATTCCAACATGTATTTATGGCAGGAATGGAAGAGGGAACTTTTCCGCATTTTCTATCCATTGATTCGGCAGATGGTTTGGAAGAAGAGAGAAGGCTTGCTTATGTGGCGATCACTCGTGCTCGTAAAAATTTAGAAATTAGTTTTTCGCGGTTCACTCGAAAGTTCGGTGAAATAGAAGCAAGGTTGCCTTCCCAATTTTTGGAAGAACTTCCGAGCCAATTCATTGAGGGAGAATTTACCGAAAATCGTTTTGGTGTCAGGAGACCAGAGTTTTCACCGAGAGCAGAAAGATTTCAGAAATCAGAAGAAAAATTTGAAACAGTACTCGCAAAGTCTGGCGATGGGGATTTCCAAGTTGGAACCAAAGTGCGCCATAAAGTCTACGGAGATGGTCGTATTTTAACCATCTCGGGATCGGGGGACAATCGAAAGGTGGAAGTTCGATTTGGTTCTCATTTGGATAAAAAATTCTTATTGGCATACACACCATTAGAGATAATTTCATGA
- a CDS encoding ExbD/TolR family protein, which yields MKFRKTQKSFNNIELAPLIDVISFIVIYFLMNATLEKNTALKVELPRSSSVAKEKQKDELVITVDKQGKIYLDQNSEPVPLEGLTEKINGFLGPEKERDPKKNKVIIRGDGGASYQVVVKVIDAVNAAGVSRFNLAMVKGTSK from the coding sequence ATGAAATTTCGCAAAACGCAAAAATCATTTAATAACATTGAACTTGCACCGCTAATTGATGTTATTTCCTTTATAGTGATTTACTTTTTGATGAATGCAACTTTAGAAAAAAACACTGCATTGAAAGTGGAATTACCTCGTTCATCCAGTGTCGCTAAAGAAAAACAAAAAGATGAACTTGTCATCACTGTAGACAAACAAGGGAAAATTTATTTGGACCAAAATTCAGAACCAGTTCCGCTTGAGGGACTGACTGAAAAAATTAATGGATTTCTTGGTCCTGAAAAAGAAAGAGACCCTAAAAAAAATAAAGTCATTATTCGTGGAGATGGTGGTGCGTCTTATCAGGTTGTGGTTAAGGTTATCGATGCAGTGAATGCTGCGGGTGTTAGTCGCTTTAACCTGGCCATGGTAAAAGGCACATCTAAGTGA